A single genomic interval of Raphanus sativus cultivar WK10039 unplaced genomic scaffold, ASM80110v3 Scaffold0454, whole genome shotgun sequence harbors:
- the LOC130502224 gene encoding bidirectional sugar transporter SWEET5-like, translated as MTDTNTARTIVGIIGNVIAFGLFSAPIPTMVKIWKMKSVSEFKPDPYVATVLNCMMWTFYGLPFVQPDSLLVITINGAGLVMELVYVIIFFIFATSPVRKRIAIAMVIEVIFMAVVVFCTLYFLRTTKQRSMLVGILCIIFNIIMYASPLTVMALVIKTKSVKYMPFFLSLANFMNGAIWIVYACLKFDLYILIPNALGCLSGTIQFILYALYYKTTNWKDDDEDKERSNLNAEIELSQA; from the exons ATGACGGACACCAACACTGCCCGGACGATCGTCGGAATCATCG GAAACGTTATCGCCTTCGGCTTGTTCTCGGCTCCAAT ACCAACGATGGTGAAGATATGGAAGATGAAATCGGTATCTGAATTTAAGCCAGATCCTTACGTAGCTACTGTTTTAAACTGCATGATGTGGACCTTTTACGGACTTCCTTTCGTCCAACCCGACAGTCTCCTCGTCATCACCATTAACGGAGCTGGTCTTGTCATGGAACTCGTTTatgtcatcatcttcttcatcttcgcTACCTCGCCTGTCCGT AAAAGGATCGCAATAGCTATGGTAATTGAGGTGATATTCATGGCTGTGGTCGTCTTCTGCACATTGTATTTTTTGCGTACAACAAAACAGAGATCTATGCTTGTTGGGATCTTGTgcattattttcaatattatcATGTATGCTTCGCCTTTAACCGTCATG GCACTTGTGATAAAGACAAAGAGCGTGAAGTACATGCCGTTCTTCTTGTCTTTAGCCAACTTCATGAACGGAGCCATTTGGATCGTTTATGCATGTCTTAAATTCGACCTCTATATTTTG ATCCCAAATGCTCTTGGATGCCTATCAGGAACaatacaatttatattatacGCACTTTACTATAAAACAACTAACTGGAAAGACGATGATGAAGATAAAGAAAGGAGCAATTTGAATGCTGAAATCGAGCTTTCCCAAGCTTGA